Proteins encoded within one genomic window of Acidovorax sp. 107:
- the apaG gene encoding Co2+/Mg2+ efflux protein ApaG, producing the protein MPKHQFDVEVQPEYLPEQSAPDTGVFSFAYTITITNAGDTPAQLISRHWIISDARGHTEEVKGLGVVGQQPLLKPGESFQYTSGCRLRTSSGTMHGTFHCVAEDGEPFNTPVPLFVLEAISHGPSGEPLSGRVLH; encoded by the coding sequence ATGCCAAAGCACCAGTTTGACGTGGAAGTGCAGCCCGAATACCTGCCCGAGCAGTCTGCCCCGGACACGGGGGTGTTCAGCTTCGCTTACACCATCACCATCACCAACGCAGGTGATACACCTGCGCAGCTGATCTCCCGACACTGGATCATCAGCGACGCGCGCGGCCACACCGAAGAAGTCAAGGGGCTGGGCGTGGTGGGGCAGCAGCCGCTGCTCAAGCCCGGCGAGTCGTTCCAGTACACCAGCGGCTGCCGGCTGCGGACCTCCAGCGGCACCATGCACGGCACCTTCCACTGCGTGGCCGAAGACGGCGAACCTTTCAACACGCCAGTGCCCCTGTTTGTGCTGGAGGCGATCAGCCACGGCCCGTCGGGCGAACCCTTGAGCGGCCGGGTCCTGCATTGA
- the pilV gene encoding type IV pilus modification protein PilV — protein MKARSHQQGVLLIEALIAMLIVAFGVLGFAGLQAKTTLANLEGYQRSQALILVSDMAERINLNRASAADYVANNIGLTDPGDCTQPSLTIAQKDVCEWSKAIQGAGETQGTTKVGAMINARGCITSPAANQYLIALAWQGLQATGAPANTCGQNAYSSEDMRRVASVVIQIGTLANTPAP, from the coding sequence ATGAAAGCCAGATCTCACCAACAAGGCGTCCTGCTGATCGAGGCCCTGATCGCCATGCTAATCGTGGCCTTCGGGGTGCTGGGCTTCGCGGGCCTGCAAGCCAAGACCACTCTGGCCAATCTCGAGGGCTATCAACGCTCCCAGGCGCTCATCCTGGTCAGCGACATGGCCGAGCGAATCAACCTCAACCGTGCCAGTGCCGCCGACTACGTAGCCAACAACATCGGCCTGACCGATCCTGGTGATTGCACCCAGCCCTCCCTGACCATCGCCCAAAAAGATGTTTGCGAGTGGTCCAAAGCCATCCAGGGCGCCGGTGAGACGCAAGGCACCACCAAGGTGGGGGCCATGATCAATGCGCGAGGCTGCATCACATCCCCCGCTGCCAACCAGTACCTCATCGCGCTAGCCTGGCAAGGGCTGCAGGCCACCGGCGCGCCCGCCAATACCTGCGGCCAAAACGCCTACAGCAGCGAAGACATGCGCCGCGTTGCGTCGGTCGTCATCCAAATCGGCACCCTGGCCAACACTCCCGCACCATGA
- a CDS encoding pilus assembly protein — translation MSYSITQNLYRWAITATAALVALPALAQYSSDIDIYSGTGSGSTSNVLFVLDSSANWNASLKHTCVYSDGTGAPSKGQTKGGMEQCAIYNAIEGLQPNADGSAPFNIGFMIFNETNVDTGARVIKALTPLTSAGKTELKNFLKTLDQNQSPSPTSYALAMHEAYLYFSQKTPFSGQRAGTLPYDPNAFSGGKYVLPAGSDCGRNYLIIIANGPPQGDQMSNDVMKAMLATAGGSVAPITYAAGTVDPKDAANWTDEYARFVNGVDRTAVADGAYATTHTIAVTGAPSDKATYPEIFRGIAKVGGGDFYTASNSTALSIALGEVFSQLQAANSVFSSASLPVSANARGSYLNQIFMGMFRPDGDAKPRWRGNLKQYKFTYDPTTDSIALADANGDGAISSATGFIKPSAVSYWTAPSSFWVNQPLGTPPNVADKTSDSPDGDIVEKGGIAQQIRTTYATSQSARKLYTCIGCSTNTNLATNTSTQFTTANSSSMAGISTDSTQRDLIINWVRGTDNAGDEKGPGGTTTIRPSAHGDVLHSRPAVVNYGTDASPNIVVFYGSNDGTLRAVNGNQSGTGAGQELWGFIPQEHFGKLQRLRNNSPEVRLSTTTVLSSATNPPTTRDYFVDGPISVYQTSSKVYLYFAMRRGGRFLYALDVTDPAQPKFLWKKANTDTGFGSLGQTWSEPRIAKIKGSTDPVIVMGAGYDASAEDVTPVGTTSMGNAILVLNALTGDKIAQFNTDRSVPADVTLVDSDSDGYIDRAYAVDLGGNIYRIDFETSTSTAISEWGIYKLAALKGSGTRKFFYAPDVVMYKAFAAVQAGSGDREKPLDKTSSDAFFTVLDKNPTKGTLSGFTPVVPSNLGLVGTTDSKVNGCFINMSTAGEKIVNAPLTFLGTTYFGTNMPAPPKSGICSANLGEAKSYSVPLLCQTPTVNKFIGGGLPPSPIAGFTTVTYSKPNGDGTSTEVKVQTPFISGTAKNKPAAIEFDNPKLNLNMPRKRTYWYQEKAR, via the coding sequence ATGTCCTATTCGATCACACAGAACCTGTATCGCTGGGCCATCACCGCCACGGCAGCACTAGTTGCACTTCCTGCCCTGGCGCAATACAGCAGCGATATTGACATTTACTCGGGCACCGGCTCCGGGTCAACGTCCAACGTACTTTTTGTTTTGGATAGTTCTGCCAACTGGAACGCCAGTCTAAAGCACACGTGCGTCTACAGCGACGGCACTGGCGCTCCCAGCAAAGGTCAAACTAAAGGGGGGATGGAGCAATGCGCCATATATAACGCCATTGAGGGGTTACAACCGAATGCCGATGGTTCTGCACCGTTCAATATTGGCTTCATGATTTTTAATGAAACCAATGTGGATACGGGTGCCCGAGTCATTAAGGCGCTCACCCCTCTAACCTCCGCAGGGAAAACTGAATTAAAAAACTTCCTCAAGACGTTGGATCAGAATCAGTCTCCCTCGCCCACATCGTATGCCTTGGCTATGCACGAGGCATATCTCTATTTTTCGCAAAAAACCCCATTCTCGGGTCAACGGGCTGGCACACTTCCCTACGACCCCAATGCATTCAGCGGTGGAAAATATGTGCTGCCCGCTGGTTCTGATTGCGGCAGAAATTACCTCATAATTATCGCGAACGGACCGCCGCAGGGCGATCAGATGTCCAATGACGTCATGAAGGCGATGCTGGCCACAGCGGGGGGCAGCGTTGCACCCATCACCTACGCGGCAGGCACGGTAGACCCCAAAGATGCGGCCAACTGGACCGATGAATATGCGCGATTCGTCAATGGCGTGGATCGCACCGCAGTGGCCGACGGAGCTTATGCAACCACCCACACCATCGCGGTCACGGGTGCTCCCAGTGACAAGGCCACCTATCCAGAAATCTTCAGAGGCATTGCCAAGGTCGGTGGTGGAGACTTCTACACGGCCTCAAACTCAACGGCGCTCTCCATCGCTCTGGGCGAGGTGTTCAGCCAGTTGCAGGCGGCAAACAGCGTATTTTCTTCCGCCAGCTTGCCTGTTAGCGCGAATGCACGTGGCAGCTACTTGAATCAGATCTTTATGGGCATGTTCCGCCCAGATGGTGATGCCAAGCCGCGTTGGAGAGGCAATCTCAAACAGTACAAATTCACCTACGACCCCACAACGGACAGTATTGCCTTGGCCGACGCAAACGGAGACGGCGCGATCAGCAGTGCCACTGGCTTTATCAAACCCTCGGCCGTGTCATATTGGACCGCCCCCAGCAGCTTCTGGGTTAATCAGCCACTCGGTACGCCACCCAATGTGGCAGACAAAACGTCCGACTCGCCTGATGGGGACATTGTGGAGAAAGGCGGCATTGCGCAGCAAATTCGTACCACTTATGCCACTAGCCAGTCTGCACGCAAGTTGTATACCTGCATCGGCTGCAGCACCAATACCAATTTGGCCACAAATACATCCACCCAGTTCACCACAGCCAACAGCAGCAGCATGGCGGGCATTTCGACCGATAGTACGCAGCGTGATTTGATCATCAACTGGGTGCGTGGTACCGACAATGCCGGCGATGAAAAAGGCCCTGGAGGCACCACCACCATTCGCCCCAGCGCTCATGGCGATGTGCTGCACTCCCGCCCTGCCGTGGTGAACTACGGTACCGACGCATCTCCGAATATTGTGGTGTTTTATGGATCCAATGACGGCACGCTTCGCGCAGTCAATGGCAATCAATCCGGCACCGGGGCTGGTCAGGAATTGTGGGGATTCATCCCGCAGGAGCATTTCGGAAAACTCCAGCGGTTGAGAAACAACAGCCCGGAAGTACGCCTCTCTACCACAACGGTACTTTCCTCGGCAACCAATCCGCCCACTACTCGTGATTACTTTGTGGATGGCCCCATTTCTGTATATCAAACCAGCTCCAAAGTCTATTTGTACTTTGCCATGCGACGTGGAGGACGTTTTCTGTACGCGCTGGATGTCACGGACCCGGCACAGCCTAAATTCCTCTGGAAAAAAGCCAACACCGATACAGGATTTGGCAGTCTTGGCCAAACATGGTCGGAGCCCCGCATTGCCAAAATCAAAGGATCGACCGACCCCGTTATCGTAATGGGCGCTGGCTATGATGCCAGTGCAGAAGATGTGACGCCGGTGGGCACTACCAGCATGGGGAATGCGATTTTGGTGTTGAACGCACTTACGGGTGACAAGATTGCGCAGTTCAATACGGACCGCAGCGTACCAGCCGATGTCACCCTGGTAGATTCAGACTCAGACGGTTATATAGATCGGGCCTATGCCGTGGATCTGGGTGGGAACATCTACCGGATTGACTTCGAAACCAGTACATCCACAGCAATCAGCGAATGGGGCATCTACAAGCTGGCAGCTCTCAAGGGCTCGGGCACCCGCAAGTTCTTCTATGCACCCGATGTCGTAATGTACAAAGCCTTTGCAGCAGTGCAGGCAGGCTCGGGCGACCGCGAGAAGCCCCTGGATAAAACCTCATCTGATGCGTTCTTCACTGTGCTTGACAAAAACCCAACCAAGGGAACCTTGAGCGGCTTCACCCCGGTGGTGCCGTCAAACCTGGGGCTGGTGGGAACTACTGACAGCAAAGTCAATGGCTGCTTTATCAACATGAGCACAGCGGGCGAAAAAATCGTCAATGCCCCACTCACCTTCCTTGGCACCACCTATTTCGGAACCAACATGCCCGCGCCACCCAAAAGCGGCATCTGCAGTGCAAATCTTGGCGAAGCAAAGTCCTACTCTGTCCCGCTGTTATGCCAGACCCCCACCGTTAATAAGTTCATTGGTGGAGGATTGCCGCCCAGCCCTATTGCTGGGTTTACGACCGTGACCTATAGCAAGCCCAATGGAGATGGAACCAGCACAGAGGTGAAGGTCCAGACACCATTCATCTCTGGGACGGCAAAGAATAAGCCTGCCGCTATCGAGTTCGACAATCCAAAACTTAACCTTAATATGCCCCGCAAGCGCACGTACTGGTACCAGGAGAAGGCACGCTGA
- a CDS encoding type IV pilin protein has translation MERSKGFSLIELMITVAVIGILAAVAYPSYQDQVRKSRRAEAQSALMDIGTRQQQRLLDTRTYAATTAALNVTVPPQVTTYYAISVSAPASTPPSFTATATPQGDQAKDKCGTLAIDSTGTKTAVKSGSAQTGCW, from the coding sequence ATGGAGCGCAGCAAGGGTTTCTCCTTGATTGAACTGATGATCACGGTGGCCGTGATTGGCATTCTGGCGGCGGTGGCCTACCCCTCCTATCAGGATCAGGTACGCAAATCGCGCCGTGCGGAGGCGCAGTCCGCGCTCATGGACATTGGCACCCGCCAGCAACAGAGGCTGCTGGATACACGCACCTATGCCGCGACCACCGCGGCATTGAACGTCACCGTTCCTCCCCAGGTCACCACTTACTACGCCATTAGCGTGTCTGCACCAGCCAGCACCCCTCCATCATTCACGGCGACAGCCACCCCTCAGGGTGACCAGGCAAAGGACAAGTGCGGAACGCTAGCGATTGATAGCACCGGCACAAAGACCGCAGTCAAAAGCGGAAGCGCCCAAACGGGCTGCTGGTAG
- the rpe gene encoding ribulose-phosphate 3-epimerase encodes MSRTFQIAPSILSADFARLGEEVRNVIAAGADWIHFDVMDNHYVPNLTFGPMVCQALKPHAKTPAGVAVPIDVHLMIQPVDALAAAFADAGADYISFHPDASGHVHRSIQAIRSKGVKPGLVFNPAEPLDVLDWVIDDIDLILIMSVNPGFGGQSFIDSALRKIEAVRKRIDASGKDIRLEVDGGIKTDNIRRVADAGADTFVAGSAIFGKPDYRAVIQAMRGQLDG; translated from the coding sequence ATGAGCCGCACATTCCAAATCGCCCCCTCCATCCTTTCTGCCGACTTTGCCCGCCTGGGCGAAGAAGTGCGCAACGTCATTGCCGCTGGCGCCGACTGGATCCATTTTGATGTGATGGACAACCATTACGTGCCCAACCTGACCTTTGGCCCCATGGTCTGCCAGGCCTTGAAACCCCACGCAAAAACGCCTGCGGGCGTGGCCGTGCCGATTGACGTGCACCTGATGATCCAGCCCGTGGACGCCCTGGCCGCCGCTTTTGCCGATGCGGGTGCGGACTACATCAGCTTTCACCCCGATGCCTCGGGCCATGTACACCGCAGCATCCAGGCCATCCGGTCGAAGGGCGTCAAGCCCGGGCTCGTGTTCAATCCCGCTGAGCCGCTGGATGTGTTGGACTGGGTCATCGACGACATCGACCTCATCCTCATCATGAGCGTGAACCCCGGCTTTGGCGGCCAGAGCTTCATCGACTCCGCCTTGCGCAAGATCGAAGCCGTGCGCAAGCGCATCGACGCGTCCGGCAAGGACATTCGTCTGGAAGTCGATGGCGGCATCAAGACCGACAACATCCGCCGCGTGGCCGATGCGGGGGCCGATACGTTTGTGGCGGGCAGTGCCATTTTTGGCAAGCCGGATTACCGCGCTGTCATCCAAGCGATGCGTGGGCAGTTGGACGGCTGA
- a CDS encoding GspH/FimT family pseudopilin, giving the protein MRIAIRTPARGFTLIELMVTVALLAVVVSLAAPSFRALLETQRMRAAAFDLMADLTLARNEAVKRGVLASPVTLSPTSGNQDHWESGWSVMVGTEVVSRKSAVGGGVTFTGPATVTFDASGRVSNTTSVARFALANSNASRSRCISLDPSGRPKSSTTNCPSP; this is encoded by the coding sequence ATGCGCATCGCAATACGCACGCCGGCCCGCGGCTTCACGCTGATAGAGCTCATGGTCACTGTGGCTTTGCTGGCGGTGGTGGTGTCATTGGCGGCCCCATCGTTCCGCGCTCTGTTGGAAACGCAGCGGATGCGGGCAGCAGCCTTTGACCTGATGGCAGATCTGACGCTAGCCCGTAACGAGGCCGTCAAGCGCGGTGTGCTTGCGTCTCCCGTCACCCTCAGCCCAACGTCGGGCAACCAAGACCATTGGGAGTCGGGCTGGAGCGTGATGGTAGGCACCGAAGTCGTGAGCCGCAAAAGTGCCGTCGGTGGTGGCGTAACGTTCACCGGCCCCGCAACCGTCACCTTCGACGCCAGTGGTCGTGTGTCCAACACCACCTCGGTAGCGAGATTTGCACTGGCCAATAGCAACGCCAGTCGCAGCCGCTGCATCTCCCTGGACCCCTCCGGTCGCCCCAAGAGCTCCACCACCAATTGTCCGTCCCCATGA
- a CDS encoding DUF5666 domain-containing protein, with amino-acid sequence MTASAVGVGVADGFGSVIVNGVRFATDSAQITTEDSDALRLGMTVLVGGSIQPDLLTGTATTVLSVPEFRGAATAVDAAAGALEVSGTRVLVDEATIYDGVTSLSSIKVGTTVQVYALPIGDGSWRASRIESKSSSLPLILSGAVGQLDTASKTFSLGGLLVNYGAASFSGTLVGSSLANGMVVYVRATALPVNGVLNAQQIRRGHTLPTTGSFAANLLGIVSSFGGLNSDFLLYGQRVNIASALVTGGPASSIGNGVRLEVAGTMVGGVLVAKRARIRYAPGVGGPASFQLIGTVGQYRSVADFRVNGQPVDASNSSVVFTNGTAKDLRNGARVSVSGSQVVSGVLQATTVQFE; translated from the coding sequence GTGACTGCTTCCGCGGTGGGTGTCGGCGTCGCAGACGGCTTTGGCAGTGTGATCGTGAACGGGGTACGTTTCGCTACGGATTCGGCCCAGATCACCACAGAAGATTCAGATGCATTGCGTCTCGGGATGACCGTTTTGGTCGGCGGCTCCATTCAGCCAGACCTTCTGACGGGTACTGCAACGACAGTGCTCTCGGTCCCCGAATTCCGGGGTGCTGCCACAGCGGTAGATGCTGCTGCAGGCGCGCTGGAGGTGTCAGGAACCCGCGTTTTGGTAGATGAGGCCACCATTTACGACGGCGTCACGTCTTTGTCGTCCATCAAAGTGGGCACCACTGTGCAGGTGTATGCGTTGCCCATTGGCGATGGCAGTTGGCGCGCCAGCCGGATCGAGAGCAAGAGTTCCAGCTTGCCTCTCATCTTGTCCGGGGCGGTGGGGCAACTCGATACAGCTTCCAAGACCTTCAGCCTGGGAGGATTGTTGGTCAACTATGGCGCCGCGTCGTTCAGCGGAACGTTGGTTGGCAGCTCATTGGCTAACGGGATGGTGGTGTACGTGCGAGCAACGGCCTTGCCTGTCAATGGGGTTCTCAACGCACAACAGATTCGGCGAGGACACACCCTGCCAACCACGGGGAGTTTCGCCGCGAATTTGCTGGGTATCGTTTCTAGCTTCGGGGGGCTGAATTCGGATTTCCTGTTGTACGGTCAGCGCGTGAATATCGCTTCTGCCCTGGTCACAGGAGGGCCTGCATCGAGCATCGGGAACGGCGTCCGGCTCGAAGTTGCGGGCACCATGGTGGGTGGCGTGTTGGTGGCCAAGCGGGCGCGCATCCGATACGCGCCCGGGGTTGGTGGCCCTGCAAGTTTCCAGCTCATCGGCACGGTGGGGCAGTACCGATCCGTAGCGGACTTTCGCGTCAATGGGCAGCCGGTGGATGCATCGAACAGTTCGGTTGTGTTCACCAACGGTACCGCGAAAGATTTGCGCAATGGTGCACGCGTATCGGTGAGTGGCAGCCAAGTGGTTTCGGGCGTGCTCCAGGCGACAACGGTCCAGTTCGAGTAG
- a CDS encoding DUF6502 family protein, translating into MQDRLSWTQAALARILRPAVRLALAMGLKHPQLEEVLRDLLVDEARNLWNKKDGSKPNLSQLATTTGLNRKDVTARVRDTRTVLPATESSAAAKAYTAWLQVVAEDTSQRTLPLADSGDGHSFELLSRFATRGNVHHRTVLEELQRLNLVTLSDGEVHLLGDSFTPTASVRDMLAFLGDNVRDHLQAAVSNTLGQQPRMLERAVFASGLSLEDCERIQQLSRQQWEKVHHLLVREMTDAVEQSDGQGAGRMRVGIYAYYEKERDTSEGVDVPAEPAQRNVDELDASRPVKD; encoded by the coding sequence ATGCAAGATCGACTCTCCTGGACCCAAGCTGCTTTGGCACGCATCCTGCGGCCAGCGGTGCGTCTGGCGTTGGCCATGGGGCTGAAACATCCGCAGCTTGAAGAAGTGCTGCGTGATCTCCTGGTGGATGAAGCGCGAAATCTCTGGAACAAAAAAGACGGCTCCAAGCCCAATCTGAGTCAGCTTGCGACTACCACCGGGCTCAATCGCAAGGACGTGACAGCCCGAGTGCGCGACACCCGAACTGTTCTGCCTGCCACCGAAAGTTCAGCGGCAGCCAAGGCGTATACCGCTTGGCTTCAGGTCGTTGCTGAAGATACGTCGCAGCGCACGCTGCCGTTGGCGGATTCAGGGGACGGTCATTCCTTTGAGTTGCTGTCCCGGTTTGCGACCCGAGGAAATGTGCACCATCGCACCGTATTGGAGGAGCTGCAACGGCTCAACTTGGTTACGCTCTCGGACGGAGAGGTCCACTTGCTCGGAGACAGCTTTACTCCCACCGCGAGCGTGCGGGACATGCTGGCCTTTCTGGGAGATAACGTGCGTGATCATCTTCAAGCGGCCGTGTCCAACACCCTGGGCCAACAGCCTCGCATGCTGGAGCGCGCAGTTTTTGCCTCAGGCTTGTCCCTGGAAGACTGTGAGCGCATTCAGCAGCTTTCGCGTCAGCAATGGGAGAAGGTTCACCATCTTCTTGTGCGTGAGATGACGGATGCCGTGGAGCAGAGCGACGGTCAAGGTGCCGGACGCATGCGTGTCGGCATCTACGCTTACTACGAAAAGGAGCGTGATACGTCGGAAGGCGTTGACGTTCCTGCAGAACCTGCGCAACGAAATGTCGACGAGTTGGATGCATCTCGTCCTGTGAAAGATTAG
- a CDS encoding PilW family protein, translating into MSSSPILRARSWHRGAQLQRGFSLMELMVGLTIGMVLVAGLAVLFANTSRSGNELEKSIRQIENGRYAIELLHDELTLAGFYGEVPGDLSNYSSPDVCATALADLGWDKTTPSTPRLPQPVRGLSTTEAAALPTTCIPNYKPGTVAFAVHRLGTEAVAPATVSTTDVPYAQTSRCNSDPVADPFILSGVASNLNLKTFSCGSTSFNTVRPYLSRVYYIASCNECGSGGDATPTLKMAELRGTAMITVPLAEGIESMVLEYGFDTTDPASATASAADKGRPDVFRTGLSGTAGARDNDWSNVVAVRLHLLSRTVEPSSGYNDSGKTYTLGPTSVSGDTTGFKRRVYTTTARLINVAGPREVPSTP; encoded by the coding sequence ATGAGCTCATCCCCCATCTTACGTGCCCGCAGCTGGCACCGCGGTGCCCAGTTGCAACGAGGTTTTTCGCTGATGGAGCTGATGGTCGGCCTGACCATTGGCATGGTGCTAGTCGCCGGATTAGCCGTGCTGTTTGCCAATACAAGTCGTTCTGGCAACGAACTCGAAAAAAGCATTCGCCAGATCGAAAACGGTCGGTACGCGATCGAGCTGCTACATGACGAACTTACCCTGGCCGGCTTTTATGGCGAGGTGCCCGGGGATCTTTCCAACTATTCCAGCCCTGACGTCTGCGCCACTGCGCTGGCAGACCTGGGATGGGATAAAACCACACCCTCGACTCCCCGCTTGCCGCAACCGGTGCGTGGTCTGTCGACCACGGAAGCCGCAGCGCTGCCAACCACCTGCATCCCCAACTACAAACCCGGTACGGTGGCCTTTGCTGTACACCGGCTCGGTACGGAAGCCGTGGCGCCAGCCACTGTGAGTACCACCGATGTACCCTATGCGCAAACCTCGCGCTGCAACAGCGACCCAGTAGCCGACCCCTTCATCCTGTCCGGGGTCGCCAGTAACCTGAATCTCAAAACTTTCAGTTGCGGAAGCACGAGCTTCAATACCGTGCGGCCCTACCTGTCGCGCGTTTACTACATCGCCAGCTGCAACGAGTGCGGTAGCGGCGGGGACGCCACCCCCACCCTCAAGATGGCTGAGCTGCGCGGCACGGCCATGATCACCGTCCCCTTGGCAGAGGGCATTGAGAGCATGGTGCTCGAATACGGGTTTGACACCACCGACCCGGCGTCCGCGACCGCATCCGCGGCCGACAAAGGGCGGCCCGATGTGTTCCGCACCGGCCTGAGCGGTACGGCAGGCGCAAGAGATAACGACTGGAGCAACGTGGTGGCCGTGCGCTTGCATCTGCTGTCCCGCACCGTGGAGCCCAGCTCCGGCTACAACGACTCGGGCAAAACCTACACCTTGGGCCCTACCTCGGTTAGTGGTGACACCACCGGCTTCAAACGCCGGGTGTACACCACCACCGCCCGCCTGATCAACGTGGCCGGCCCCCGGGAAGTTCCTTCCACACCCTGA
- a CDS encoding PilX N-terminal domain-containing pilus assembly protein, with translation MKTPSSQRGATLVVALIFLVLMSLFALSAFNSSSSNLRIVGNTQARQESLATAQVAVEATISSADFATNPAKVAASPLQVDVDGNGTTDYTATLTPPPECTRVRPLTDIPDPVPGEPDPLAACRSSTTLIPGCLTTEWNIRAAVADSRSNAQLAVNQGVSVRVPALLLPESCK, from the coding sequence ATGAAAACCCCTTCCTCCCAACGCGGCGCGACACTGGTGGTGGCCCTGATCTTTCTGGTCCTGATGAGCCTGTTCGCCCTCAGCGCCTTCAACAGCTCCAGCAGCAACCTGCGCATAGTGGGAAATACCCAGGCTCGCCAGGAGAGCCTGGCAACGGCCCAGGTGGCGGTGGAGGCAACGATCAGTTCCGCAGACTTTGCCACCAATCCAGCCAAGGTGGCGGCATCACCCCTGCAAGTCGATGTGGATGGAAATGGCACTACGGACTACACAGCCACATTGACTCCACCACCTGAATGCACACGCGTTCGCCCTCTCACGGACATACCGGACCCAGTACCAGGCGAACCCGACCCCCTTGCAGCCTGCCGGTCAAGTACCACCCTCATTCCGGGTTGCCTTACCACTGAGTGGAATATCCGGGCCGCAGTCGCTGACTCGCGCAGCAATGCCCAGCTAGCCGTTAATCAAGGTGTCAGTGTCCGTGTTCCCGCATTGCTCTTGCCTGAATCGTGCAAATGA